A single genomic interval of Legionella israelensis harbors:
- the trkA gene encoding Trk system potassium transporter TrkA, translating into MHIVILGGGQVGGTLAQNLVNEDNDVTLIDLDEERLRELQHRLDIQTIQGSASHPDVLIQAGIEQADMLIAVTNSDEVNMIGCQIAYSLFRTPNKIARIRSKNYYQYPQLFTNDHIPVDVFISPEMLVTEHIENLIHYPGVSQLIDFAESKILLVTIKSAAKGIMTGKTIRELHELLANIDARIVAVFRNQIETLLEENSVIEKGDDVLLVVSSQAIQQVLIALGRYMHPNRRIIIAGGGHIGAHLAQTLEKNYKIKIIDHNPVCTSELAERLYKSTVLQGDIADRDLLLNENIEFTDVFCAVTNDDEANIMSCLQAKRLGARHTMALVNRKAYVELIEDSSIDHAISPQLITIGSILTKMRRGNMVKVHRLQNDEGEAIELIVHGDEVTSNVVGRRLDEISLPSSCSIAAILRDETVMMASNDLVLEAGDHVILVILKKRYVRQVESLFQVKLNFMS; encoded by the coding sequence ATGCATATAGTTATACTAGGAGGCGGGCAGGTAGGGGGCACCCTTGCACAAAATCTAGTCAATGAAGACAATGACGTCACCTTGATTGATCTCGATGAAGAAAGACTTCGTGAGTTACAGCATCGTCTGGATATTCAAACGATACAAGGCTCAGCTTCTCATCCTGATGTATTGATTCAAGCTGGTATCGAGCAGGCCGACATGCTGATTGCTGTGACCAATAGTGATGAAGTTAACATGATAGGATGTCAGATAGCATATAGTCTTTTTCGAACTCCCAATAAAATCGCAAGGATTCGTTCAAAAAATTACTACCAATATCCCCAGTTATTTACCAATGATCATATTCCCGTAGATGTTTTTATCAGCCCTGAAATGCTGGTGACAGAGCATATTGAAAATCTTATTCATTATCCAGGGGTGTCTCAACTCATTGATTTTGCCGAGAGTAAAATATTATTGGTCACCATAAAGTCTGCGGCAAAAGGCATTATGACAGGTAAAACAATCAGGGAGTTGCATGAACTGCTGGCAAACATAGATGCTCGCATCGTTGCCGTATTCAGGAATCAGATAGAAACACTGCTTGAGGAAAACAGTGTGATTGAGAAAGGCGATGATGTACTGCTTGTGGTTTCTTCTCAGGCTATTCAACAGGTTTTAATTGCTTTGGGACGATATATGCATCCCAATCGACGAATCATCATTGCTGGCGGCGGTCATATCGGAGCTCATCTTGCTCAGACATTAGAAAAAAATTACAAAATCAAAATCATCGATCATAATCCGGTTTGTACCTCTGAACTGGCCGAACGTTTATATAAATCGACCGTTTTGCAAGGGGATATTGCAGACAGGGATCTGTTGCTTAACGAGAATATTGAATTTACCGATGTTTTTTGTGCTGTCACCAATGATGATGAGGCAAATATCATGTCCTGTCTACAGGCTAAACGTTTGGGTGCCCGCCATACCATGGCTTTAGTCAATCGAAAAGCCTATGTTGAGTTGATTGAGGACAGTAGCATTGATCATGCCATTTCCCCTCAATTGATCACCATAGGGAGTATTTTGACGAAAATGCGCCGTGGTAATATGGTAAAAGTTCATCGTTTGCAGAACGATGAAGGAGAAGCAATCGAATTGATTGTTCATGGCGATGAGGTCACTTCCAACGTGGTAGGACGCAGGTTGGATGAAATTTCCTTACCATCGAGTTGTTCCATTGCCGCTATTTTGCGTGATGAAACCGTCATGATGGCCAGCAATGATTTGGTTCTTGAAGCTGGCGATCACGTTATTTTGGTGATATTAAAGAAACGTTATGTTCGCCAGGTTGAATCACTGTTTCAAGTCAAATTGAATTTTATGAGCTGA
- a CDS encoding 2OG-Fe(II) oxygenase codes for MNALDRIADDIYHQGFSVIDSFLPIDDYKDLLLTVQTMHSNGLFQSAKIGRKLQAIENSNIRSDKIAWLDHSSNNKAIESYFSRTNQIASMLNNSLFLGLNDFEAHFSVYLPGTFYRKHVDQFKSTQDRRISCVYYLNEGWQENNGGQLKLYDYAHQPLIHLLPLGNRFVCFKSDLAHEVCETHQTRYSIAGWMKIRSLSLIA; via the coding sequence TTGAACGCTCTGGATCGAATTGCCGATGATATCTATCATCAAGGTTTTTCCGTCATTGATTCTTTCTTACCAATCGATGATTATAAAGACTTGTTACTTACGGTACAAACCATGCACAGTAATGGTCTTTTTCAAAGTGCTAAAATCGGTCGTAAGCTTCAGGCTATTGAAAACTCAAACATTCGAAGCGATAAAATTGCCTGGCTTGATCATTCATCCAATAACAAGGCCATAGAAAGCTATTTCTCAAGAACAAACCAGATTGCCTCAATGCTTAACAATTCCCTTTTTCTTGGTCTCAATGATTTTGAAGCTCATTTTTCTGTTTATCTCCCTGGTACATTTTATCGCAAACATGTTGATCAATTTAAATCCACACAAGACCGACGTATATCCTGTGTTTATTATTTAAACGAAGGATGGCAAGAAAATAACGGTGGTCAACTTAAGCTTTATGACTATGCTCATCAGCCTCTCATTCATCTCTTACCTCTTGGAAATCGCTTTGTATGTTTTAAAAGTGATCTTGCTCATGAAGTTTGTGAAACACATCAAACGCGATACAGCATCGCCGGCTGGATGAAAATCAGAAGCCTCTCGCTCATTGCCTAG
- a CDS encoding TrkH family potassium uptake protein, which produces MQIKTILRLLGVLLMIFSLSMLTPLLINIVFHEHLWFPFLSAFALTFFTGLLLWLLFRHEQQELKTRDGFLIVSLFWAVLSFFASLPFIITIDFKKGITDAVFESISGLTTTGASVIARLDELPNALLFYRQQLQFLGGMGIIVLAVAILPMLGVGGMQLFRTETPGPMKDAKLTPRIAQTAKALWSIYVFLTLLCMVCYWAAGMDWFDALGESFATVSTGGFSMHDASFAYYHSDLIELIACFFMLLGGTNFALHFLVFKKGTLLHYWQDEEFRFYIATLLFASWIITVSLVAYNYFNMHASHHALVKSLFNVISLATTTGFISAPFSSWPTYIPVLIMLLAIVGGCSGSTSGGIKMIRALLLYKQSKREMARLLHPNAVVPVKFGRQTLPDQVMQSMWSFISVFIALFLLLMVIFIAFGNDFVTSFSAITATLANAGAGIGRISTSFVDLNGPSKWLLIFAMLAGRLEIFSLLILFSRHFWQK; this is translated from the coding sequence ATGCAAATAAAAACCATCCTGCGTCTGCTGGGTGTTCTGTTAATGATTTTTAGCCTGAGCATGTTGACGCCTTTATTAATCAATATTGTTTTTCATGAACATTTATGGTTTCCTTTTTTATCTGCATTTGCCCTGACGTTTTTTACTGGTTTGTTGTTATGGTTGTTATTTAGGCATGAGCAGCAGGAATTAAAAACACGTGACGGTTTTTTGATCGTGAGCCTCTTTTGGGCGGTTCTTTCTTTCTTTGCTTCACTGCCTTTCATTATCACTATTGATTTTAAAAAAGGCATAACGGATGCTGTTTTTGAATCCATTTCAGGACTCACCACCACTGGGGCAAGTGTGATTGCCCGTCTGGATGAATTACCTAATGCTTTATTATTTTATCGCCAACAACTACAGTTTTTAGGCGGGATGGGAATTATTGTATTGGCCGTGGCCATTTTGCCCATGTTAGGTGTTGGTGGAATGCAGCTTTTTCGCACAGAAACACCAGGACCGATGAAGGATGCGAAACTGACCCCACGAATAGCACAGACAGCGAAGGCTTTATGGTCCATATATGTGTTTTTAACATTGCTGTGTATGGTTTGTTACTGGGCAGCCGGTATGGATTGGTTTGATGCTTTAGGAGAAAGTTTCGCTACTGTATCAACTGGCGGATTTTCAATGCATGATGCCAGCTTTGCTTATTATCATAGCGATTTGATTGAATTAATTGCTTGTTTTTTTATGTTATTAGGCGGTACAAATTTTGCCTTACATTTTCTGGTCTTTAAAAAAGGCACACTTTTGCATTATTGGCAGGATGAAGAATTTCGTTTTTATATTGCTACACTGTTGTTTGCAAGCTGGATAATAACCGTGAGCCTCGTGGCTTATAATTATTTTAATATGCATGCCAGTCATCATGCCTTAGTTAAAAGTTTATTTAATGTGATTTCATTAGCAACAACCACAGGGTTTATTTCCGCACCATTCAGTTCCTGGCCCACTTATATTCCTGTGTTAATTATGCTTCTCGCCATTGTCGGCGGTTGTTCGGGCTCGACAAGTGGCGGCATTAAGATGATTCGTGCACTTTTGCTATATAAACAAAGCAAGCGAGAAATGGCCCGTCTGTTGCATCCAAATGCTGTGGTGCCAGTTAAATTCGGACGACAGACATTGCCTGATCAGGTTATGCAGTCGATGTGGAGTTTTATTTCAGTTTTTATCGCTCTTTTTTTGTTATTGATGGTGATTTTTATCGCTTTCGGTAATGATTTTGTCACTTCTTTTTCGGCCATTACAGCTACATTAGCTAATGCTGGAGCTGGTATCGGTCGTATTAGTACCTCCTTTGTCGATTTGAATGGTCCAAGTAAATGGCTGCTCATTTTTGCCATGTTGGCAGGGCGTTTGGAAATCTTTTCTTTACTCATCCTTTTTTCACGACATTTTTGGCAAAAATAA
- a CDS encoding 5-(carboxyamino)imidazole ribonucleotide synthase translates to MKIGILGGGQLSRMLALAGIPIGIDFCFFEPNTPCSAETLGSVVHAEYKDKASLESFAEQVDLITFENENIPLETLSFLEKQSVVYPDKKALQISQDRLLEKNLFRALNIPTTDYFEVNDKVELKAAISETGYPAILKKRRGGYDGKGQFRLYSANDVAELTLEQCQNSILEGWIAFDREVSLIAARNKKGEMVFYDLCENRHEKGILFYTANQRKDPFFSQACDHVTCLMNHLNYVGVLALEFFQQNERLIANEMAPRVHNSGHWTIEGAMTSQFVNHLRCVLDWTPGPTDSLAYATMYNIIGQFPPIEQLAVYPELHIHHYQKQARAGRKLGHVTALSTDSHSRIKVLEELLLFSE, encoded by the coding sequence ATGAAGATTGGAATATTAGGGGGAGGGCAGTTAAGCCGCATGCTTGCCTTGGCCGGTATACCTATCGGGATTGATTTTTGCTTTTTTGAACCTAATACACCGTGTTCTGCTGAGACACTAGGTTCAGTGGTTCATGCTGAATACAAGGATAAAGCCTCTCTTGAGAGCTTTGCCGAGCAGGTCGATCTTATTACCTTTGAGAATGAAAATATACCCCTTGAGACGCTTTCTTTTCTCGAAAAACAAAGCGTCGTTTATCCAGATAAAAAGGCTTTGCAAATCAGCCAGGATCGGCTGTTGGAAAAAAATCTTTTCCGTGCGCTTAACATTCCTACCACCGATTATTTTGAAGTAAATGACAAAGTTGAGCTCAAGGCAGCGATAAGTGAAACCGGTTATCCTGCCATTTTAAAAAAAAGACGGGGAGGATATGATGGTAAAGGACAATTCCGGCTCTATTCAGCCAACGATGTTGCCGAGCTTACTCTTGAGCAATGTCAAAATTCGATTCTTGAAGGATGGATTGCTTTTGACCGTGAAGTGTCTTTAATTGCTGCCCGCAATAAGAAGGGCGAAATGGTATTTTATGATCTTTGTGAAAACAGGCATGAGAAGGGTATTTTATTTTATACAGCCAATCAGCGGAAAGACCCATTTTTCAGTCAGGCTTGTGACCATGTTACATGTTTAATGAATCATTTAAATTATGTGGGAGTCTTGGCTCTTGAATTTTTTCAACAGAATGAACGGTTGATAGCGAATGAAATGGCGCCAAGAGTTCATAACAGTGGTCATTGGACTATTGAAGGGGCGATGACCAGCCAATTTGTAAATCATTTGCGATGTGTTCTGGATTGGACACCTGGACCCACTGATAGCCTTGCTTATGCAACCATGTATAATATCATTGGTCAGTTTCCTCCCATTGAGCAATTGGCAGTCTATCCTGAACTGCATATTCACCATTATCAAAAACAAGCACGGGCGGGTCGAAAGTTAGGGCATGTGACGGCATTGTCTACTGACTCTCATTCTCGCATAAAGGTATTAGAGGAATTGCTCTTGTTTTCCGAATAG
- a CDS encoding ABC transporter ATP-binding protein, protein MDALNLSQLRKIYSNGIEALKGIDLSVSKGDFFALLGANGAGKSTTISLIATLLTKTSGKIVINGFDIDKQPEQAKSCLGLVPQEFNLNIFEQCEQILLHQAGFYGIPYKKALTRAQDLLKQLGLWEKRHAMVRYLSGGMKRRLMIARAMVHQPEVLILDEPTAGVDVEIRRSMWDFLTRINEEGTTIILTTHYLEEAEQLCKNIAIIKHGEIIEHTSMKKLLQSLKHQTFVFNTEKPITHLPPMEEFLITTVIDPTSFEVRVDNQMSLNEVFAILSEHNIRIHSMRNKTNRLEELFMDLINHDH, encoded by the coding sequence ATGGATGCTTTAAATCTTTCTCAGCTACGCAAAATTTATTCTAACGGCATTGAAGCATTGAAGGGAATCGACTTATCCGTCAGTAAAGGCGATTTTTTTGCCTTGCTTGGAGCCAATGGCGCCGGCAAATCAACCACCATTAGTTTGATAGCCACACTTCTAACGAAAACCTCAGGAAAAATCGTTATTAATGGCTTTGACATTGATAAGCAGCCGGAACAAGCCAAGTCCTGCCTTGGACTTGTGCCACAGGAATTTAATCTCAATATTTTTGAACAGTGTGAGCAAATACTTTTGCATCAAGCCGGCTTCTATGGCATACCTTATAAGAAGGCTTTGACCCGGGCACAAGATTTGCTGAAGCAACTGGGGCTGTGGGAAAAGCGTCATGCCATGGTCCGATATTTATCCGGTGGCATGAAACGGAGGTTGATGATTGCCAGGGCGATGGTCCATCAACCTGAGGTCCTGATTCTTGACGAACCTACAGCAGGCGTTGATGTTGAAATTCGTCGAAGCATGTGGGATTTTCTCACCCGCATTAATGAAGAGGGTACCACCATTATTCTTACTACACATTACTTGGAAGAAGCTGAGCAGCTATGTAAAAACATTGCTATTATCAAGCACGGAGAAATCATTGAACATACATCCATGAAAAAACTGCTGCAAAGCTTAAAGCATCAGACATTTGTGTTTAACACGGAAAAACCCATCACTCATCTACCGCCAATGGAAGAATTTTTGATCACGACAGTGATTGATCCAACCTCCTTTGAGGTGAGAGTGGACAATCAAATGTCGCTTAATGAGGTGTTTGCCATTTTATCCGAACACAATATACGTATTCACAGCATGCGCAATAAAACCAATCGATTAGAAGAACTGTTTATGGATTTAATCAACCATGACCATTAA
- a CDS encoding multidrug effflux MFS transporter: MFAKLILALTPMVLALPLAMDIYVPAITHMARDFHASDSQMLMTLNLFMLCAGFMQLIVGPLSDHYGRRKISMIVIVCFALASLGCGFSRNVVDLLFFRILQALGSCGMLVLGFAIVRDFFTGTRSARAYSFLNGMISFSPIFATFIGSFIDLYFGWSATFWVLLLVAIPAVFSMGFWLGESLPEGKRTVLSWNVMATYRSVFQQRQFMIYNIVSSFGHCYFYLFCALSPFLLLKTLAIPQQYYGFYFCFMGFSLLIGSFIGGVIVERLGIYKTCMLGFLLTFAGGLWMLLWYEMYGLSVHNFVYPMLFIGIGGTFCMGAGTGGAMAPFDTAKGAASAAIGASRFLFAGAVGYLVMTKTVNSTLPLSVPAIVFSSIGIFLLWLVSENSSSNIRFSERMDPESL; encoded by the coding sequence ATGTTTGCGAAATTGATTCTTGCCCTTACACCTATGGTGTTGGCTCTGCCTTTAGCCATGGATATTTATGTGCCGGCAATTACGCATATGGCTCGTGATTTTCATGCCAGCGACAGTCAAATGTTGATGACGTTGAATTTGTTTATGCTTTGTGCTGGTTTTATGCAACTGATTGTAGGCCCGTTGTCGGATCATTATGGTCGGCGTAAAATATCAATGATAGTGATAGTCTGCTTTGCATTGGCTTCATTAGGTTGTGGTTTTTCCCGTAATGTCGTTGATCTGCTTTTCTTTCGCATTCTGCAGGCTTTAGGTTCTTGTGGCATGTTAGTGCTCGGATTTGCCATTGTAAGGGATTTTTTTACAGGGACACGCAGTGCAAGAGCATACAGTTTTCTTAATGGCATGATTTCCTTTTCACCTATTTTTGCTACGTTCATAGGCAGTTTCATTGATCTTTATTTTGGCTGGTCGGCCACTTTCTGGGTGTTATTGCTGGTTGCCATCCCTGCAGTATTTTCGATGGGTTTCTGGTTAGGTGAGTCGCTTCCTGAAGGCAAAAGAACGGTTTTATCATGGAATGTGATGGCTACTTATCGCTCTGTTTTTCAACAACGGCAATTCATGATATACAACATAGTGTCTTCTTTTGGTCATTGTTATTTTTATTTGTTTTGTGCTTTATCACCTTTTTTATTATTGAAAACATTAGCCATCCCGCAGCAGTATTATGGTTTTTATTTCTGCTTTATGGGGTTTTCTTTATTGATCGGCAGTTTTATTGGTGGTGTTATTGTTGAGCGTCTGGGTATTTATAAAACATGTATGCTCGGCTTTCTTCTGACCTTTGCCGGTGGTTTATGGATGTTGCTTTGGTATGAAATGTATGGTTTGAGTGTGCATAATTTTGTCTATCCTATGCTTTTTATTGGTATTGGAGGAACATTTTGTATGGGGGCTGGAACAGGTGGCGCCATGGCTCCTTTTGACACGGCTAAAGGAGCCGCATCAGCAGCCATTGGGGCATCCCGATTTTTATTTGCCGGAGCCGTCGGGTATTTAGTCATGACCAAAACCGTGAATTCCACTTTGCCATTATCGGTTCCCGCCATTGTTTTTAGTTCAATAGGCATTTTTCTTTTGTGGCTAGTTTCTGAAAACTCCTCTTCAAACATCCGCTTCTCAGAAAGGATGGATCCAGAAAGTTTATAA
- a CDS encoding M48 family metallopeptidase, whose amino-acid sequence MKKKCIEIDGISIEITRKAIKNLNMRIYPPDGFVRVSAPFGLNEHFIHQFLQSKKDWIKEKKLQLQQRTPVSKNKLVTGESFYILGKRYRLLILSRAEQAEIKTKKDELCIYINAQTTEQQKQSLLDQWCKLHMTEKLPELIEKWSIIIGVKAKEWRIRKMKTRWGSCNVRAKRICLNLRLIHTPSLCMEYVLVHELVHLLEPSHNKRFYALMNKFMPEWKHYKQLLDSSSFL is encoded by the coding sequence ATGAAGAAAAAATGCATCGAAATCGATGGTATTTCCATTGAAATTACGAGAAAAGCCATCAAAAACCTGAATATGCGCATTTATCCGCCCGATGGTTTTGTGCGTGTCAGTGCTCCTTTTGGCCTAAATGAGCATTTTATTCATCAGTTTCTGCAATCTAAAAAAGACTGGATAAAAGAAAAAAAGCTGCAACTACAACAACGAACACCTGTTTCGAAAAACAAGCTTGTCACAGGAGAGTCATTTTACATTCTTGGTAAAAGATATCGATTGCTCATTCTAAGTCGTGCTGAACAAGCCGAAATAAAGACAAAAAAGGATGAATTATGTATTTACATTAACGCCCAAACCACAGAACAACAAAAACAGAGCCTCTTAGATCAATGGTGTAAATTACACATGACTGAGAAGCTTCCGGAGCTCATCGAAAAATGGTCAATCATCATTGGCGTAAAAGCAAAGGAGTGGCGAATTCGCAAAATGAAAACCCGTTGGGGCTCTTGTAACGTGAGAGCTAAACGTATATGCCTGAACCTCAGACTGATTCATACTCCTTCGCTCTGCATGGAATATGTTCTGGTGCACGAATTAGTTCATTTGCTGGAACCCAGCCATAACAAACGCTTTTATGCCTTGATGAATAAGTTTATGCCTGAATGGAAACATTATAAGCAGTTACTTGATTCCTCATCTTTTCTTTGA
- the lptM gene encoding LPS translocon maturation chaperone LptM, giving the protein MKSIPLIFIVFAGLFLVSCGQKGPLYLPGEPKNNAYIVKE; this is encoded by the coding sequence ATGAAATCCATACCCCTTATTTTCATTGTTTTTGCAGGATTATTCCTGGTCTCCTGCGGTCAAAAAGGACCGCTTTATTTGCCTGGCGAGCCTAAAAATAATGCCTATATCGTTAAAGAGTAA
- a CDS encoding ABC transporter permease gives MTIKIQLIAFHTLVKCEVIRMFRISSQVFLPPIITTGLYFLIFGALIGDRIGPIDGISYSQFIAPGLIMMTVITNSYGNVSSSLFSTRFQKSIEEILISPMHESLLLAGYVVGGILRGLIVATLVFTVSCFFLPDIEFHHLPMTLLVVILVSALFSLAGFTNAMLAKNFDDVMLIPTFLLTPLTYLGGVFYSTNMLPPFWEKLSHLNPILYMVSALRHAMFGIQDINMTLAMAVICLTLILLSLINMILLKKGVGLRD, from the coding sequence ATGACCATTAAAATACAACTCATTGCTTTCCATACCTTGGTGAAATGCGAAGTCATTCGTATGTTTCGCATTTCAAGCCAAGTCTTTCTTCCCCCCATCATAACCACCGGTTTATATTTTCTGATATTTGGTGCCTTAATCGGCGATCGCATTGGTCCTATAGATGGAATCAGCTATTCTCAGTTCATTGCTCCAGGTCTTATCATGATGACCGTCATTACCAATTCCTATGGTAATGTCTCTTCCTCTTTATTCAGCACCCGATTTCAGAAAAGTATAGAAGAAATACTAATAAGCCCAATGCATGAAAGCTTACTGCTGGCAGGATATGTGGTGGGTGGTATTTTACGCGGATTGATTGTAGCCACGCTGGTTTTTACCGTTTCCTGCTTTTTTCTGCCTGACATTGAGTTTCATCATTTACCCATGACCTTACTGGTCGTCATTCTTGTCTCTGCTCTCTTTTCTCTCGCCGGATTTACAAATGCCATGTTGGCCAAAAATTTTGATGACGTTATGCTGATACCCACTTTTCTACTGACACCTCTCACTTATCTGGGCGGTGTATTCTACAGTACCAACATGCTGCCCCCTTTTTGGGAAAAACTATCCCATTTAAACCCAATCCTCTATATGGTAAGTGCCCTGCGCCATGCAATGTTCGGCATACAAGACATTAATATGACCCTGGCCATGGCTGTCATCTGCCTAACCTTAATTCTCCTGTCCCTCATAAACATGATCTTGCTGAAAAAGGGTGTTGGCCTGAGAGATTAA
- the dapF gene encoding diaminopimelate epimerase produces MGLKFTKMHGLGNDFVVIDAIHQKLRLNEINMASLANRHTGIGFDQCLVVEAGREEGVDFHYRIFNANGQEVGQCGNGARCLGRFLQHYGLTDKSSMTIATSTTRMQLFLNEDGSVSVNMGKPRFVPKEIPLAVEQQASLYSFQSLEGSIWHFHALNVGNPHAVILVNDVDEAPVAALGKEISEHSLFPEQVNVGFMQLTSENYIKLRVYERGCGETLACGSGAVAAAVVGRCFYQLTSPVNISLPGGDLTVSWSKMSEDVFLTGPATFVYEGELMPCI; encoded by the coding sequence ATGGGTCTAAAATTCACAAAAATGCACGGTTTAGGCAACGATTTTGTCGTGATTGATGCCATTCATCAGAAGCTGAGATTGAATGAAATAAACATGGCCAGTTTGGCCAATCGTCATACCGGCATTGGTTTTGATCAATGTCTTGTGGTGGAAGCAGGACGGGAAGAAGGTGTTGATTTCCATTATCGAATTTTCAATGCCAATGGTCAGGAAGTAGGACAGTGTGGTAATGGTGCACGATGTCTGGGACGTTTTTTACAGCATTACGGTTTAACGGATAAATCGTCCATGACCATAGCCACGTCAACGACTCGCATGCAACTATTCCTTAATGAGGATGGCTCAGTGAGCGTTAACATGGGTAAGCCGCGCTTTGTACCTAAAGAGATTCCTCTGGCCGTTGAGCAACAGGCTTCCTTGTATTCCTTCCAATCGCTGGAGGGAAGTATATGGCATTTTCATGCCCTTAATGTAGGTAACCCTCATGCCGTTATCCTGGTTAATGATGTGGATGAAGCGCCAGTTGCAGCATTGGGAAAAGAAATCAGTGAGCATTCTTTATTTCCTGAGCAAGTCAACGTGGGTTTTATGCAATTAACCTCGGAAAATTATATTAAATTAAGAGTTTATGAACGCGGTTGTGGCGAGACATTGGCTTGTGGGAGTGGCGCTGTGGCAGCGGCTGTTGTAGGTCGATGTTTTTATCAGCTGACCAGTCCGGTTAACATTAGTTTACCGGGAGGTGATTTAACCGTTAGCTGGTCAAAGATGAGCGAAGATGTCTTTTTGACAGGTCCTGCCACCTTTGTATATGAAGGGGAATTGATGCCATGCATATAG